The Epinephelus moara isolate mb chromosome 21, YSFRI_EMoa_1.0, whole genome shotgun sequence DNA window ACCTTAAGGGAACTTAAAgagaactgatcagaatttggggGTTTAAAGGTCATTGTAACCTACCAAAGCACATTTTTTTGGCCGTTACTCATATACTAATTGTTACAAAATTTCATGCAAATATCTAATAGGATAAGTAGTGAACTTTTACATccacaaggtcaaaggtcaacttcactgtgatatCACAATATGTgcattccaatacccatactaccatactatatagtacaCCACTAATAGAtgtagtatgtcccaatacatagtatgtcaaatgcaatgtgccaaaaataccaggatgttgtACTGCATCCGGTCGCATTTTGCAGtttgcaagccagcatgcttttctggctattctgacccacaatcctctgcgcagCGGAAGGTACGTCACGTCAACTGAGCCGCAGACACATGTCAGCCTGACAGCTCATATTCAGGTGATGGACATACACAACATACAGGATTCGAATGAATGAAGGACAGTATGAAAAAGACTGGAAAACAAGTGTTAACCTGTGTAACAAAAAGACAATGATACAGCTAATAATGCTGTCTAGGTAGAGGTTGGACTCGTCTGCTCCTGCAGGctctaaaaaaaagtaaaagggggaaagaaAATAGAAACCATATGACGAGGTAAACCGCAACTGGGactatttatctgttttttttattctgattttttatttaccGTGGATAATGACATCCTAGAGGAGAAACTAAGTGGTTTAGTAGTTCATCAACACCGACTGTCTGCAGACCTTTGCATGTAGTGACAGGAACGTATGTGACCAGGGTGTGCAGTTTGTTGGAGGAGTCCTCGTCCTCATGACGCTTCCTCTTCTTTCGCTTCTTTCATGGGGCCCTCTTCTTGAAACCCACCCCATGGATGTGCTTGTGCATATCGATGGTGTACCCTCTGGTCACCACCTCGTTGAGGCTGAACGcaccttctttttctcttttttcttggTTGGGGCCATTTTGGCTTGTAGTTGAGGCGGAAGTCGGAGGGATGGTGTTAAGGCAGAGGATCTGGTGaaaagcattttgttttatctccaaggttaCAGACATAATAGCaagagtagtagtagtagcaggaTGTCCCGATAGTAACAGTACACACTttgtaagggcagctgcagtacccactaaaagtaaaaaacattATTCAGCATCAAAACTCGTCAACAGAAGCCGAGACATAtggtcagatacttaattggtgacactgaccttgggtgtccaccttgaaactgtgctgtttGTATAGACTTTCTGTGCTGTCATGTTGAAGATGAGTatgaagcatccacattttgGACTTTGTAACTTCtgtgcagcaacatccatatttaaaTCACTGTCTACTgtcatatgagtctggacagatgGGGATATGTATAACTTAACTGGCAGGTCGAGGCGTACAACCacgaggtggtaattctagttaaaCTCTGATAGAGTAAATATTTGTTCAGCATGGTCGGCACTACGAGGAAGTAACGCTTTCTCGACTGGCAAGTTGTGAGAGTGTTTCCCGGCATGGGGCTGAATTGTTAGCATACCAATACAGAACAGTGCAGCGATTTGTTCCGGTGACCAAATCTGTCAGTCATGCTGGGCAAATGGTCTGATTTCAGGAATCTGTCAGAAGAAATCCATTTTCCTCTGTGGCTGAATCTGTACCAGATTGTGGCTGATGCAGTCTCTAAAAAATTTTGGGCACTGGGTTTGGATTGCTGCAACCATTGTCATTGTTCTTCCTCAAAGCAGCCCCTCTGGTCAGCTTGTCGTAAAGTCCCTCGGGTCAGAGGGGGAATGCCAGTGGAGAAGAGTGATGTAACTCTAACTTCCCTTAACTGTTTCtctcctgcatgtttacatTAAAGCTACGCCATCATCATGTGGGAGGTGCTGTCCAGGCAGATTCCATTTGAAGGTAACACAGTTTTTATGATGTCACactcctgtttgtttttcaattcaTATCCAAGTTTGATGTTTCAGTGAACTTTCATGGTGTTACCAGACTCATCCctggtctgtgtttgtttgtgtgatcagAGGTGACCAACCCCATGCAGATCATGTTCAGCGTGCTCCGTGGGATACGTCCTGACACCAATCTGGAAAGCCTGCCCGCTGACATCCCCAGCCGAGACACACTCATCAGTTTGATGACCAGCGGCTGGACCTCTAACCCTGATGAGAGACCCTCCTTCCTCAGTAAGCTCACACAGAGTCAACTGAACCGCAGGAATTCATTTCTGGCAAATTCCACTCTCAAAGAACCACAGTCTTGTACCAGTTTGACCTGTTTCACACTTTGCGATGTCATCTCTGTTCATGCTGAGTAACAGATAAATCCTCCCAGTCACTGCTTATTTTGACCCTGACAAAGCAGTGACTCAGTGTCAGCTTCCTGTCACATTACTGAAACTTTCTCCGCTGTCTTTACTGTAACACATTTtacaaatgtgttgttttccaTCTGACATTTAGGGGCCGTGTCCACCAAAGTATTTTTCCTGAGGCCAAAGcatttcagctgaaaaaaaaccGCTGTGTCTTCAAAGCGCTCCCAGATGGGCATTTTCCGAGGAGTGCCTGGCATTTTCAGCTGGAAAGAAGGCTTTGGTGGATGCAGGGCTGAATAGAAAATTTTGATTTCATGCCCTAAACATAGACATTCCCTACATACTGACAGACAGTAGTCTCTGGCAAGTCGCAAGTCGACTGATTGCACCTTATCTTCTTTCTCTCACTGAAACTCCCACACAAACAGCAGAGTCACAGCAGCACAGTCATGGTGTATTGCTTACATTGTTAGAAGAAATGAAAGTCTTTATTCCTCGTACATTTTCTTGTGGCACTGAAACCACAAACTGACAATATCACTGCAACATTTCAGTTGGCACTAGAGGTGTTAGTGACCATAAAAGTACCGTCAATAACCGACTGAGCTCGAAAACCACCAGTGAACGTTGGCAAGTTTCTAACCACAGCGCAAGCAGAGGGAGCTGTGAAAAGAAAAGCAATACCAGTAAAAAATACTTTCATCCACGTGCGTTGTTGTGTAGATATCACAGTGTGATATACAATAAAGATGTGGCGTGTTTAATGTCATTTCAGAGTGTTTGATTGAGCTGGAGCCCATGGTGAGGAGGTTTGACGAAATTGACTTCCTGAAGGCCGTGTTGGAGAtcaagaggtcaaaggtcagtcaGGAGTCTTTTCTCAGTCCTTTTATTCTTcacctccactcaaaaatgtgtttttcatctgTTTATGTCCCCTGAAATGTCTGACCTCGACTTTACTGACTtctatctgtgcaaagtttgtcaccaGAGAGGCGTTTTCACATTCTTCTGTTGAACGGGTTGATATTTGTGCACTGCATAAAAGATTTAAACGTACATTGGGCAAGCTAGATTAGTTATGTCACTAAAGGAAAGACAATGGGTGTCTGATGCGGGAAACACATATCTATAGGGGAACAGACTTCAACATAACACCGGCAAAGACATCTGAAACCTCCAGTGCAGAGCGGACTTGTCAGGTTATCGGTCAAATTAGTTGTTATATGtcagcatatcggatatcagcaaaaactccaatatcatgcatccctgtTCACAACCATTAACACTGTGTCAGCCATTGtcagttagcctacaagctaacaaacaacataaacaaataaaagatgctaactacacttagCTTTCTAGTATGTCTGCTTGTCGCTAACTTGGTGAgcaacagactcctcatctgagtctaGATCTGACTTAGACTCAAACATATGTGGCTGAATCTCTCTGATGTTTCCTctaacgctaacgttagccatcttGATGCTCACTACTCTTTCACTGGTCAGCTTAGCATGAGCAACACTGGAGACAACTGAAACCGAAACCTACTGCATGTAGGGCTGGTGGGTGGGGTGGAGGCCAAATCCAGAATTTCTCAATAAGGGAGAAAGATTAGGAGTGTTTTTAACTATGATGTAGGAAAATCCATGTTAAACATAATAATAGTATTAAtatagtttttttctttttttgcatacTTTGAATTGTGTCTGAAGGGAAACTTCAAGTGTTTGTGTAAGAACTTTGGGTTTTTATGCTGATTGGACAGGACACTACAGGTGCTGAAGTCATTTTGAATGATTACACTaatatttttatcatttgattGATAGCCAAAAAGTACTCATCACCAGAGCCTAAAGTTCAATGACCAGCAaatgtttagtgtttttttttttttaggtaatcAAAAGCAAACCGTCAGTTATGTAATCGATTGATTCAAGTTGCTTCACTTTGCTGATGAACCaaccatagaaatagaatgagagTAGAAAGATAGATTTATTCGACAGTCATaaaatacacatacaactgCTTCACCTGAAAACAGTTAccacacacacctacagctGTCGAAGATTAAATTACACAGTGAAGCCACAGGCTTATTTCCATTGTGATCCTCTGGGGCTGCAAGATGCCGGGTCTGGCAAGACCGACAGGCGCAATTACAATATccatatatttacatttgaaaataaaagactCATGAAAGGACAATATTGGTTTTTGCGCACCATTTCTTCAAAACTTGCTTAAAATTTCTCTCTGCTTTGATAAGTTTCAGAGACACTGGAAGTTTATTCCATTCAACAGCAAAAGTGTTGTTGCCCGTTTGACTTCTGAACCtagaaagaataaaaacagttgGGCTGAGTCTTGTTGAATAGTTGTGATTGTCTCTGAAGTGATATAAGTAGTAGATTAGTAGTAGCTGTAGATTAAAGTAGTTGGAAAGAAAGTTGGGGTCCCAGCTGAAGTAGAGCAGACATTTCCGTTCAAGTCAACATAGCAGGATGGTCAGAGTGCCggacatttttatatttaccaTTGCCATTGCCATTTCCTTGCTGTTAGAGAGGAACTGAGGATTGCTGGATTAAAATGCTTCATATTTCTATTGGTTAGTCATCAAATTCTGTTCATTAGTATTGAGGGGTGTATACTGccagtttcatcacgatacgatatatCGATTCGTTGGACAATGGTGTgatatttgccgatattacaaCGTCAGCCACAATAAGATTTCGATTCAGTGCGAAtcaggggcctgtgatcgaTATAAGATGATatatgcccatttaacacagtcggTTACATAAGAAGCTGCCATCATtatttgcttttggccataaaagataaaaacaactaaTGTAAATAACTGTGACTGCTTAAGTGCAGTGAAGTTTACTTTACACTGACTCCACTAACGCACATTAAACGGCACGtgggataagttaaccttcagggaTTTCTGCTAGAAAGCCTTTGCTCgtagaaatgttttcatttgaacACAAATCATTATCTTTTTCATTAAACTTAAGGTCTATCTGGCCTAAAGCCCCAAAGCttaacttctcccaacagccataaaacatggattaacaacaacatcatttaacaaaagtatcaCATTCCCGTCCAGGCAGGTGACGTTATGTTGTGTCTTATCTCGTAAGGGCATTATTTGCGTATGGCATGTGCTTTGTGTGTTGACCCCTTTCtccaaaattgaaaatatttccacactgctgatttattcccgagTAAATAATGTTATCCTCGTGTTACTCTTGGCTGCTTGTTTGACAGTggcacagactttcaaaataaaagcatatatTGAAGATGACGATAtagatcgatgttttcactttgcattgatgatactggatcgatggatcgttacacccctgTTAGTATCTCAAACTAGTGCGTGTCACACACTTTATGGCTCACTGACATGTGATGTCACCAGTTCAATGTCCCTTCTACTCATTCTGTTTCTACAGAACCAACTCACTGTTACAGGAAGCAGTTTTATCTCTCAAGTTATACTGTACATTAGGTGTTCCCTCTTACTAAACACCCAACCAATGTGGTGACCAACTGTGGGGGAATGTGTGACTCTGAGAGTGAAGCAGAACTGCAATACAGGAAAGAAACCACACATGTTGTCGGTTGGTTTTCCTCGGAAAcatgacaattaaaaaaacaagtaattatcacctgaaagacctctttgtttttctgtcacgTCTCAGCGATCGGTGGTGAAATAAAACTAGTGTGACTGTGTGGATGGATAAAGGAATTCCCCTGTTCAGGAATATATGGTTACAAACTAATGCTGAATGTTGAGCTGTGTGTAATTTGGGACAGTTTGACTCTTACTGTGACTAATAGAGGATGACAGGTCAAAAACTTTACTTCATAGTTTCCCCCCTCAACATATCCTTCCTCTTTTCggtcttggtgtgtgtgtgtgtgtgtgtgtgtgtgtgtgtgtgtgtgtgtgtgtgtgtgtgtgtgtgtctacatatGAGTTTAACTTGCTTGTTGAAATTCGATCAAGGCCATGCGGTTAATCTGATTAAGCGAAAGTGCGTGCTAAGAAATCACTGTTTATTACATTTAACTGATAAGAACTGGGATACACAACTTTTATATTCAGAGCACAGTAGCACTGAAAGGAAGCAAACATCCAGCAGGAACTAGTGAAGTAAATATTTAATGGTGCACTGTCGTGCTATGAAGTATTTGGGTTAATAGCAGATTTGTTTGAGTTGATTTTATTGAACACATTCTTAACATTTGACTGTTCCCTGTCAATAATTCCTTCGTCTTCCTTGTTCTTCCACAGTTGATGCACGGATCAGGCTGTTGTTCAGCCCAGCCACGGAGTGAGAACAGGAGTGATGAGGAATCCCTGGACATCATGAAAAACAGGCGCAGCCCCTGGCCGGTCAGTAACTGAAACGTGTGTGGGAATGTCGAGATAAAGTTTAGTAGTAAACAGTGACTACGTTAACATGCACAGTAATATTCCACTACTATTCTGAATATGGtgatattctgaatttgatacggGTCATATGAACAGCGTATTCTGTTTGGGTATTATGACAAAGGCCTTTTTTCCGACTGTAGCATTTTCCgattacagtttttctccatTGCTAAGACACACTTAAAGCAACCGGGATCcacttcatcttcatcatcacatTCACATAGCAGAGATTCTCTTCTCTTCCAAATGGCTTAACACTCTTTTAttggtttcacacatttttaaaaaaaaacaacaactcagaTATCGTAGAGAGACCCAAAACTTTATTGGATTAACTGtgttaaacaaaaggaaaatgtgTATTCATGGTAGaagtgggcgatatggccctaaaataatatcacaatatttcagggtatttttgacaatatgacagattagtaaaaaaataaaataagtgatacagttttacagtttgccttcaaatattcagtaaaaactaaacaaaaattatctCTCATTTCTGTAGTTTgtgtcaacaaaataaaatctaccacaaattacacatttaaacagtttccaaacacaaaaaaatgtcttctgggatctatatatatatatatatatatatatatatgaatcaacaggtgatttccttcttttagtaaaatcctaaatgattgagttgttttttttccacctggacctttatgctctgccatttctcctctaatcatcacgctgtagcctgtgacaggctgttatgataccacaactatcacacattcacatatgtgTAGTTATTTGTCGAGCCAtgagcgtcacgtaggtttacattaccaaaggtttatgacaaaatcacttgacgacaccgactcctgtgtgcacacggcgagagaggagagggagagacgctgtgctgctgccagaggagccgctgaatgagttccctctgagccataactcgctaaaagagtctgagaagtccggggctgttcataaaacattcaggacgccgcAGTTTactccacactactgaagctgctcctctttttggaaccaccacgGAGTCAATGATGTTAACCTGAGTGTGCACGGCTGcctgtaaacaggaatattagtggaatttccattttcattagccatgcaAACAGCTTGGTAGGAAtatctttttcagaataagggcaaaaacagTAATATTTTGTGCTTGTAAACGCCGTCGGTGATACTTGGAGATGCACTTCTACATTTAAGCCTCGTCTGTTTTTGATATCTCTTTAACATCTGTGTGAGAATGTGAATTAAACATCAGTGTTTGTTCTGCCTCAGGAGAGCTCCACCTCAGGCTCAGGCTCTTGTTCCTCCCAGGACACAGACATATCTCTGCCAGGCgccctcagcagcagcaacgCTGAGCCTTCTAAAGGTAACAACACCAGAGATGGCATCAAAAATATGTATACAGTATAGACTTGGTTTGCCACGTGGGTGCATCAcacctctccttcttcttctctttctcatgtAGAGGGGCTTCCATCGTCGTTTATAGCTCATACTCTAGAGCCTCCCGAGTCTTTGAAGGACGACTGTGACGTCAACAATCAGAACGGCTGCCAGAGTCCCAGGCCCATGAACAATTTGAACATACCCCTGAAACCAGGCCTGCCTGCATCTGAGTGTGAGACACGGCTGGATAACCTCACCCTCAAGCCTCAGCAAGAAGGTACCAGCAGTTAAAACATAATGGATGAAATGAGTGGCAGTTGTAAAAAAGTTTTGGAAAGTTAAATTAAAGGATCAGTATTTTTgcacatgtttctgtgtctaagtgactaatgggagcaacagtttttgatattggtccagtactgagtgagaaagctgcagctgacagccaagaaacaggctgcaatgtaatcactcAGGACATGTTTGCACCATCTGTTTATGCTCACTGTAAGTGCTTGTtcttgtcactgacaggctcagattgttattctaagtgtctgacaacattatggaaaggatccctacagagatagacctttttgtaaAAGAGCAAGATTctttttgttcaaccagaaacagctccaaatttgctatcaccaaacccaccagactccatttaaataaacagtcattttagcgtgtatagagccagcatgttTTCGCATATAACTGGGTGGAATCAGGAGTTTATGTCaacaaaccagagttggtgactGTTGGGACAGTTGAAAGACAAGGCAAGACGGCTTTTGTGAGATTTATACTGTTTCTGCccactttgaatgaagtgtgttttacgataataaaatcagtgtttatttaaatggagtctggtgggtgtgAAGAGTgggattttggggctgtttctggttaattAAAACAGATCTTACTCTTTATGAAAAAGGTGGATCTCGGCAAGGATCATTTCCATCATGTTGCGCGACTCTTACAATAgcaatttgagcctgtcagtggcaaaaacaagtgtGTGTAGTGGACATCAatagtggttacattgcagcctgttttctctgcagcctatgttgaaaaatgccaaacataccctttaaatgaatttttttattgttctacCAAAATTTACAACCAAAATCTGAAtcactcttctctctcctcGCTTTCAGGTGAttactctcctcctctcctgcggCACTCCCCTCCCTCACAAGGCACAATCGCCCAGTGGATCGCGTCACGGCGTGAGGAGATCGTCACCCAGATGACAGAGGCCTGTCTGAACCAGAGCTTGGATGCCCTGCTGGCTCAAACCATGCTGATGCAGGAGGATTATGAGCTGATTTTGACCCAGCCCACGCGCACTGCCAAAGTCCGTCAGCTCCTGGATAACTGTCACCGACAAAACGAAGACTTCTGCCGCATTGTCGTCCGCAAGCTTTACGACAACAAGCAAAATCGCCTGCAGCCGTACCCTCCTGAAATCAGCTCCCCGACTTTCGTCCCCAGCGCGCCACTGCTGTCCATGCCTTACAGTATCACCAGGAGCAGagtgcagcagtagcagcagtcaGAGCCAAACAATTGAAACAATCCAGATCATAGACTGTGCCAACTTTACACTACACTGAACTACTGGTTCTGTTGTCGTCAAGGTGGTCACCAGGgttcctgtctgtctttcactTTAAGAGACTGAGAAACTGAGGGCTGGGTGAACAAGGTACAGAAGTCAGCTGCTGGCTTTGAAGAAGACCCACTCACCAGAGGCaaaagattttatttataatcaAAAGATTTTGACAGAATCAgtgattttatttaataatgttaTGATTTAATGAGGTGATTATTTATGGTCCCTTCATTCTGAGTGGATGTATCGCAGGGTTTCTCTCTTTTTGGTACGTTATGCTTTTGTCTCCAAAGCTCAGTTACCATTATGTGGAAGTGTAATTATGTAGCCcagtattttgtgtgtttgcgtgagtgtgtgcgcgtgagtgtgtgagtgtgtgcagccTTATTTGTACGGTGCAAACATCCTCGATACGCTCAGTTAAACTGGGTAAGTGACAGGAGGACTGTTACCATGCTGGAAAACCTGCAGCAAAAAAAGTTAACTCCTATTATAGCAATCTTAAAGTATCATGTAGTCCTATTCTGACGATATTTAGCACCTGAGTGTTTAAGTATGAGGCCCTCCAGCGTCTTTGTATTGAAGCACATGACCTACATTCAGTCAGTGAGAAAATACAGTAAAGTGCCGTGCCGCGATGACTTCAGGGCAAGTGGCAGATAATTACGCGGT harbors:
- the LOC126383113 gene encoding receptor-interacting serine/threonine-protein kinase 2-like, with amino-acid sequence MINPQRLPVKGSQTAMEPHAAMGCMNIGSLTSTLPVIPYQKLTDLYYLSRGGFGTVFKAQHSDWRTTVAIKCLKLDCPVGERERNCLLKEAEVLHKARFNYIIQIFGICNEPEFFCIVTEFMSNGSLDLLLHEKDMYPALAWPLRLRILYEIALGVNFLHNMNPPLLHHDLKTQNILLDGEFHVKIADFGLSKWRQLSVSKGSGSKPTEMGGTVIYMPPEKYEPSKSRRADVKHDMYSYAIIMWEVLSRQIPFEEVTNPMQIMFSVLRGIRPDTNLESLPADIPSRDTLISLMTSGWTSNPDERPSFLKCLIELEPMVRRFDEIDFLKAVLEIKRSKLMHGSGCCSAQPRSENRSDEESLDIMKNRRSPWPESSTSGSGSCSSQDTDISLPGALSSSNAEPSKEGLPSSFIAHTLEPPESLKDDCDVNNQNGCQSPRPMNNLNIPLKPGLPASECETRLDNLTLKPQQEGDYSPPLLRHSPPSQGTIAQWIASRREEIVTQMTEACLNQSLDALLAQTMLMQEDYELILTQPTRTAKVRQLLDNCHRQNEDFCRIVVRKLYDNKQNRLQPYPPEISSPTFVPSAPLLSMPYSITRSRVQQ